In Actinoplanes derwentensis, the following proteins share a genomic window:
- the alc gene encoding allantoicase — MDFSALPDLASRAFGGGVVHFNDEFFAAADHLVLPDPPGHAPKTFDHKGQVYDGWETRRRREPGHDFAVVRLGAPGVIHGVDIDTAFFTGNYPPFAAVEAVDLPGYPGPAELDAADWIEVLPKSPLKGDGRNLYPVEDRRRFTHVRLTIFPDGGVARLRVHGEAVPDPELLPKVFDVAAAEYGATVVDCSNMFYGHPQRMLMPGLARNMGDGWETSRRRDDSNDWVLVRLAAPAVLRFADLDTSHFKGNAPGWASLTGFDADGVAYPLLTKTALRPDTPHRFAVAKAPQVTQVRLDIFPDGGMARLRLLGRADRDFLRERLGR; from the coding sequence ATGGACTTCAGCGCGCTGCCCGATCTGGCTTCGCGGGCGTTCGGTGGCGGGGTCGTGCACTTCAACGACGAGTTCTTCGCCGCCGCCGATCACCTGGTCCTGCCGGATCCGCCGGGACACGCGCCGAAGACCTTCGACCACAAGGGACAGGTGTACGACGGCTGGGAGACCCGTCGGCGGCGGGAGCCCGGCCACGATTTCGCGGTGGTGCGGCTCGGTGCCCCCGGAGTCATCCACGGCGTCGACATCGACACCGCGTTCTTCACCGGCAACTACCCGCCGTTCGCCGCGGTCGAGGCTGTCGATCTGCCCGGCTATCCCGGCCCGGCCGAGCTGGACGCCGCCGACTGGATCGAGGTGCTGCCGAAGTCCCCACTGAAAGGCGATGGCCGCAACCTGTACCCGGTGGAGGACCGCCGCCGCTTCACCCACGTGCGGCTCACCATCTTCCCGGACGGCGGGGTGGCCCGGCTGCGCGTGCACGGCGAGGCGGTGCCCGACCCGGAGCTGCTGCCGAAGGTGTTCGACGTGGCCGCCGCCGAGTACGGCGCCACCGTCGTGGACTGCAGCAACATGTTCTACGGCCATCCGCAGCGGATGCTGATGCCCGGCCTGGCCCGCAACATGGGTGACGGCTGGGAGACGTCCCGGCGCCGCGACGACAGCAACGACTGGGTGCTGGTGCGGCTGGCGGCCCCGGCGGTGCTGCGCTTCGCCGACCTGGACACCAGCCACTTCAAAGGCAACGCCCCCGGGTGGGCCTCGCTCACCGGCTTCGACGCCGACGGTGTCGCCTACCCGCTGCTGACGAAGACGGCGCTGCGGCCGGACACCCCACACCGGTTCGCCGTGGCGAAGGCCCCGCAGGTGACTCAGGTGCGCCTGGACATCTTCCCGGACGGTGGCATGGCCCGGCTGCGCCTGCTCGGCCGAGCCGACCGCGACTTCCTGCGAGAGCGACTGGGCCGTTGA
- a CDS encoding protein-L-isoaspartate O-methyltransferase family protein — translation MEDARRRYVDLIRADGVELSPALAGAFAAVPREIFVPDGFHRRDGRRVVPADRDYLPAVYSNDVLVTKMDGEVPVSSSSQPSLMAAMIEALAVRPGMRILEIGAGTGYNAALLATLGASVTTMDVQPDVAARARSALARAGIAGVRVETADGYTGGPAEHYDRIIVTVGVAGISPHWLDRLDPGGRIIVPVEHAGTHPVLDVRPGLLSARVVCAAGFMTAAGPLTARHRRSHPPAAAALEGLTQTAPPRWRPPLDARAYRDLWYAAGAWHPRSSHASIAGRESSYLAILDDTGAAGAVVLADGAILASGGSADRYSAVGSALADRWWALNRPPMAAWRVGLSLAGDPDAPIWAPSSWDLDPLPPRAPGLTEPPPSEDETEDETMPENEAMPRSDTMPEGAAPPKDDRDELAQ, via the coding sequence ATGGAGGATGCCCGCCGGCGCTACGTGGATCTGATCCGGGCCGACGGTGTCGAGCTCTCACCGGCTCTGGCCGGGGCGTTCGCCGCCGTGCCCCGGGAGATCTTCGTGCCGGACGGGTTCCACCGGCGGGACGGACGCCGGGTGGTGCCCGCCGACCGCGACTACCTTCCGGCCGTCTACAGCAACGACGTCCTGGTCACGAAGATGGACGGTGAGGTTCCGGTCAGTTCCTCCAGCCAGCCGTCGCTGATGGCCGCCATGATCGAGGCGCTGGCGGTGCGGCCCGGCATGCGGATCCTGGAGATCGGCGCGGGCACCGGCTACAACGCGGCCCTGCTCGCCACGCTCGGTGCGTCGGTGACCACGATGGACGTTCAGCCCGACGTCGCGGCTCGGGCCAGGTCCGCACTGGCCAGGGCCGGTATCGCGGGGGTGCGGGTGGAGACGGCCGACGGATACACCGGTGGGCCGGCCGAGCACTACGATCGGATCATCGTGACCGTGGGTGTCGCCGGGATCTCCCCGCACTGGCTGGACCGGCTCGACCCGGGCGGCCGGATCATCGTCCCGGTCGAGCACGCCGGCACCCATCCGGTTCTCGACGTCCGCCCCGGCCTGCTCTCGGCCCGGGTGGTCTGCGCCGCCGGGTTCATGACCGCCGCCGGCCCGCTGACCGCCCGTCATCGCCGCAGTCATCCGCCGGCCGCGGCCGCACTGGAGGGCCTCACCCAGACGGCTCCGCCTCGGTGGCGGCCGCCGTTGGACGCTCGCGCCTACCGCGATCTGTGGTACGCCGCCGGTGCCTGGCATCCCCGCAGCAGCCACGCCTCGATCGCCGGCCGTGAGTCGAGTTATCTGGCGATCCTCGACGACACCGGTGCCGCCGGGGCGGTGGTGCTGGCCGACGGGGCGATCCTGGCCTCCGGCGGGTCGGCGGACCGTTACTCGGCGGTCGGCTCGGCGCTGGCCGACCGGTGGTGGGCTCTGAACCGGCCGCCGATGGCCGCCTGGCGGGTCGGCCTGTCCCTGGCCGGTGACCCGGACGCCCCGATCTGGGCCCCGTCGTCCTGGGACTTGGACCCGCTGCCACCCCGAGCACCCGGCCTGACCGAGCCGCCGCCGTCGGAAGACGAGACGGAAGACGAGACCATGCCGGAAAACGAGGCGATGCCGAGAAGTGACACGATGCCGGAAGGCGCGGCACCACCGAAAGACGACCGGGACGAACTGGCGCAGTGA
- a CDS encoding response regulator, whose amino-acid sequence MTRVVLAEDGVLLREGIAGVLVRFGFEVVAAVGDAAELMIAVSRHSPDLVITDIKMPPSFQDEGLRAAVRLRSDHPGLPIVVLSQYVQQEYAADLIGTGGAVGYLLKDRVADITEFVAALRTVVGGGTVIDPDVVRRLISRPQDPLAGLSGREREVLSLIAEGRSNSSIAAALFISEPAVGKHVGNILAKLGLPPTDDTNRRVLAVLTYLRAR is encoded by the coding sequence GTGACCCGGGTAGTGCTCGCCGAGGACGGCGTCCTGCTCCGGGAGGGGATCGCCGGGGTGCTGGTGCGGTTCGGGTTCGAGGTGGTCGCCGCCGTCGGGGACGCCGCCGAGCTGATGATCGCGGTGAGTCGGCACTCCCCCGACCTGGTGATCACCGACATCAAGATGCCACCGTCCTTTCAAGACGAAGGACTGCGAGCTGCGGTACGTCTCCGTAGCGACCACCCCGGGCTGCCGATCGTCGTGCTCAGTCAGTACGTGCAGCAGGAGTACGCCGCCGACCTGATCGGCACCGGCGGCGCGGTCGGGTACCTGCTCAAGGACCGGGTCGCCGACATCACCGAGTTCGTGGCGGCACTGCGCACCGTCGTCGGCGGCGGCACCGTCATCGACCCCGACGTGGTGCGCCGCCTGATCAGCCGGCCGCAGGATCCCCTCGCCGGGCTCTCCGGCCGGGAACGGGAAGTCCTGTCGCTGATCGCGGAGGGGCGCTCCAACTCGTCCATCGCGGCGGCCCTGTTCATCAGCGAACCGGCCGTCGGCAAACACGTCGGCAACATCCTGGCCAAACTGGGTCTGCCCCCGACCGACGACACCAACCGCCGGGTCCTCGCCGTCCTCACCTACCTGCGGGCCCGCTGA
- a CDS encoding sensor histidine kinase: MNDHLAPALRDRLYLRTIWPWRAIGHLSTVLLFAVPLAFAFWLTLLPWLVAGQRVIEGTPVGLVILIFMALGAGLVVTVGPVVALPLAAMARRCLRLIDRRPLAAPRHPANAHPWTILNAESTWRAVLYGVVLSLATPPVLAIVGGLLVAEVTLLFSPWIATWNLGDLVIEGGLQSVPFMLLGVVLFPAGLYLAGGLAAAHGALTRKLLGNNGDALRDQLGEVAQSRARLADAFDAERRRIERDLHDGAQHRLTSLTLHLGMARLDVPADSPAAAPLTQAHDQAKELMVVLRDLVHGIRPQTLGDLGLPAALWELAASSPVPVAVDAAELLDRLPERIETTAYFVAAEALTNVAKHAHATSVQVRLTRSGADGIVLEIQDDGRGGADPARGTGLTGLADRVAAVDGKLLLASPAGGPTLLRVEL; the protein is encoded by the coding sequence GTGAACGACCACCTCGCTCCGGCTCTCAGAGACCGCCTTTACCTCCGTACGATCTGGCCGTGGCGGGCGATCGGCCATCTCTCGACCGTCCTGCTGTTCGCCGTACCGCTCGCTTTCGCCTTCTGGCTGACGCTGCTCCCGTGGCTGGTGGCCGGCCAGCGCGTGATCGAGGGAACCCCCGTCGGCCTCGTCATTCTCATCTTCATGGCACTCGGCGCCGGGCTCGTCGTCACGGTCGGGCCGGTGGTGGCTCTCCCGCTGGCCGCGATGGCGAGGCGCTGTCTGCGGCTGATCGACCGGCGTCCACTGGCCGCGCCGCGACACCCCGCCAACGCCCACCCGTGGACCATCCTCAACGCCGAGTCCACCTGGCGCGCGGTCCTCTACGGCGTCGTGCTCTCCCTGGCCACGCCCCCGGTGCTGGCGATCGTCGGCGGGCTGCTCGTGGCGGAGGTGACGCTGCTGTTCAGCCCCTGGATCGCCACGTGGAACCTGGGTGACCTGGTGATCGAGGGCGGGCTCCAGTCGGTCCCGTTCATGCTGCTCGGCGTCGTCCTGTTCCCGGCAGGGCTCTACCTGGCCGGCGGTCTCGCGGCCGCCCATGGTGCCCTGACCCGCAAACTGCTCGGCAACAACGGTGACGCGCTACGCGACCAACTCGGTGAGGTGGCGCAGTCCCGGGCCCGGCTGGCCGACGCGTTCGACGCCGAACGCCGCCGCATCGAACGGGACCTGCACGACGGCGCCCAGCATCGGCTCACCAGCCTGACCCTGCACCTGGGGATGGCCCGCCTCGACGTGCCGGCGGACTCGCCCGCCGCCGCACCACTGACCCAGGCCCACGATCAGGCCAAGGAACTGATGGTGGTGCTGCGGGACCTGGTGCACGGCATCCGCCCGCAGACCCTCGGTGATCTCGGGCTGCCGGCCGCGCTGTGGGAACTGGCCGCGAGTTCGCCGGTGCCGGTGGCGGTGGACGCGGCCGAACTCCTCGACCGGCTGCCCGAACGAATCGAGACGACCGCCTACTTCGTGGCCGCCGAGGCACTCACCAACGTCGCCAAACACGCACACGCCACCTCGGTACAGGTCCGGCTGACCCGCTCCGGCGCCGACGGGATCGTGCTGGAGATCCAGGACGACGGCCGGGGTGGCGCCGATCCGGCTCGCGGCACCGGACTGACCGGGCTGGCCGACCGGGTCGCCGCCGTCGACGGGAAACTGCTGCTGGCCAGCCCCGCCGGAGGTCCCACCCTGCTGCGGGTCGAGCTGTGA